The sequence aaaaacaaatccttCAGATTCAAAGACAGCAATGACGGTATTTTGTTCTGAAAATCCGATTGCAAGGTCGATTCGAGGAAGATATCTGCTTTATCTCAAGTGTTAATCAATCAGCTAATGCCGAATACAGCtttaatacaataaaatgttgacaaatCCTTAGTGCTGATTGTTGTATACCTCTGCTTATACTAGGAAACAATTAACTAGAAAATACTCTCAGGTTCATTACACGCCACCCAAAGTACATTCCTACCATTTGTATTTCAAGTTAATTTCTGTAAAGCCGAAAGAAAGCCAACAGCTATAGTATGTCATGTGGTCTAACAAAGTTCAAAAGTGTAagcaaataaattaatataagtaataatttaaaacaatgaatatGAAGGGAAATCGTTACTTCAACTTATCTTATATTTTATCTCGCAAACACTCATAATAGTTCTTTAGGAAAGTTTTGAAACTACACATACATTGTAGATTATTAGTTGTTAGAACGACCTTTAGTATGATGCAACAAAACAATGTCAGTTCATGTTATAATTCATATAGGTGAAATgttttttataagttataatgttttatatgattaaCTAGTTCCAATTTAGGGTCGTATTGAAAACTATTTGAAAACTTTCAGATTTTCGTAGAAGTGTTTACAATATGTGCCCAACAGGTAGCGATATAGTAAAAAAGGGTATTTCCGACTTTCTAAGTTTAATACAtcaataaacagtaaaattttccattttgtaaaatagtaaTAAAAGAGAATAATTACCccatgaaattatttaaattttcattttgtaaaagCTATCGTGTCCTACTTTTGTCATTAATCTTCCTCTTTTGTCACATAAGTCATCATTATTCGTTTTACAGCAAATTCTTAGAAAATGTGTTGACTTTTTACAATCAATGAtgcattaaaaataaaccatgatCCGGGACCTGAAGttgtacaatttttattttatttttagaaaaagtaataTACAGCGTTATTTTTTGGTAAtgtatcaaaaagaaaaatcacaataatactgaactcagaagaACATTCAGTcgaaaagtcccttatcaaatggcaaaatcgaatgacaaaacacatcaaacgaatggacaacaactgtcatattcctgaattggtaaaaATGTTTCTGTTATATTTGGTTTATACCTAATATTTGCCTTTAGATAGATGTAGGGAGATGTGGTAAGagtttatataatacaatataatatcTCTTGTTCTCCATGTATACACTCAAGCAAAATGTATGATAGAAAAACTGAAAGTGTTCAATTGATAAAATGCAGCAACGttttaaatgataatgtttCTATCTCTTAGGTAAAAAATCAAACCAAAACAATCCCATTGAATCCCTTGTTTCTTAACGAAAGGCAACCAATAGTAGTTACCgatgttcgaaagtcataagtCGATCGAGAGAGATCATAGAAGGtcgtgtaaaaataaataagttttcattcaagaaagatataaaattttgtcagtaactgcgagtactgtCAAATCgatttttcttgtttatttgaCCTGGTGATAATATTTGCAATGCCTTTTCGTTATTCAATGTGTACTTATCCAGGGTTATGTCTGTCAAAATATCAGCTTTGCTATGTGTTTGGTATTACTATAAATGTTCACTTCTTCATTctatgaacaacaaaattatttgttttggaaAACATGTTCCGTTAAAACTGTATAccttacaataaaaatatttttattgtgtatataatagttaatttatttattttcaaattgaacatATCCCAGCCGAATAATACCGTTGCTTTAATATATTCACTCCttttaatcattttgttttgcattgtaTCATAGATCAtatttattcgttcagtgtaaTATGTCTTTTggttgagttaagccatttcaattgatattttatagtatgttttttctatgttatgatGTTACGCTATTGATTTAGATAAGGATGAATGTtggtacatttttaaaagtttcaatcaatcaatcgtttttttatatagaagaGACCGTTGGTTTgaccgtttgaatggtttaacacttgTCATTTcgggggccttttatagtttgctgttcggTATGAGCCAAATCTacgtgttgaagactgtacttaaAATTACGCTTTGGCGTTACAGTGTGTCAATACACACACGTAAAATACGCCACTTGTTTAAAAACACCGCGTGAACGTTATCAGTTGTTATCTTCCATAGATATTCatataattgtaatttattcataacttggcttcttttttaaaaagtgtttccttaatatatatgttgaatAATGACACCAACATCACTGATTTTATTCATATGaattacataaagaatgtgtATCAAACAACAGTAGTTAAATCATTTGTATATCAAAAGTTAAACTGATGCAGACTGCTAGTTTATGTTCTTAAATTGGAGATTAAGTTTCATTACAATTGTcgtatgatatatttttatgtccATACACTACATAAATTGAACGATTGGGGTTTAATCCTCGACATAAACATTAAACCTTCAGGAAGAATGATATCCAATGTGTTATATGACCAACTCTACTACTTTGGTCCATTTGTAAACTAAACTGCACTGATAACAATCCTATAGAAAGCAATAAAAGTAGaatgtttttgtaatttcacCACATAAAAGATGTTATCCTATAAACTCTCAATCTTTTAAATAGTTGATGGTGATAAGTTGTCAGTTTTAATGTCAATAGAATCGAAATGAGTTTCGTTTCAAACAGTTTATCAAATTACACAATTAGAAAGTATCTGTACAACTGACAAATTTCTGCTGAAAAGGTTTCATATTTTCTTGATGAATTCAACAAGTCGGTGACTTCGTGACCATACattacttgtatttttttatttcatagatTTGGTTCGGGAGTCCTTTTATATAGTAACTATTAACATTCAAATAATCACTATGATTGCGTTTTAATATCTTGTCAATTCAGGTACGATGCATTAAACTAACCGAATGTATAATTTCATTTCTTCTAGACTTGTTAAATCTACGCTTGGTGTTTTTTTATGAGCTCATCtgatcatatttatttttagaaataaaagaaaacagaacTATTTTTAAAGTTACCGACTGTCTGAATATATCCTTTACACATTTTCAAAAGAGTTGCAGTTCACATTAATTAACTAAGAAGTGTTAGCATAAATCAGTAAGGTTTTTGAACAGGATTTGGCTGTTAAACCATAAAAATGACATGATTTAATAAGCTATGTTTCTTCAATACAGTCTATAGTTTAGTGGTCCCAATTTCGATGACAGTTATAGCAAACCAATTCAGATTTCTGGTCTaaattgattatgaaaaataacTGAGGAAAATGAACCAACGCCTGGTTGATTGTGTTCTAACGTTAAAACTTCCCCAGTTGGGTAATGAGGTATTCTTTTCTTCGCAAGTGTTAATGTCAGTATCAAGAATTGACCTCcatcttctttttatagtaCCTAAAACTAGAATTGAAAATGGATGAGTCTTAAAGGTACCATCTTTCTTGTGAATGATAGTTGAACTTGATTATATTGACACACGAtctaagttttgttttaaagccAACATCACTgacatctttattttatttttagataataGTCTGTTGATTTTACAAATCTGCTCGTGATTTTAATTACCGAAACcttaaaataatgaataatgacaGATTAAACTTCTGTGCAGATTCTGTTATTATCAAAGATTTTTTGTTCAAACGGACCTATAAGaaacattataaataagaaaattcatCAATCCTTTTGaagttattcttttttaaatgaggATATATCTGCTCAATTTAGGTCCACtctgttttgttgtaaaatgtatttctgctttgttttatttgatgatTCAAGCCTTCACTTGATTTGCAtagtttgttcttttgttgtactgttaccCTACTGTGACATGTTACGGGAAGTTTGACTCCTTCAAACATCCCACAACAATCTGTATGTTCCCGTCCTTCTTCAGTGGTTATCTTTCGTTGctgatataatatttgtttcgcgctcattattttgtatataaatcaggccgtttgttttatgaattgttttacatttgtcatttcagtgccttttatagctgactatgcattatgggtttttttctcgTTGGTAAGGCCAAACGATGAGCTTAATGTTTGATTGCTGTTTTCTTCTGTGGGTTGCCTGATTGGGaattataccatatcttcttatttttatattcaaagatTTAACGATTATGCATTTGCTTTTTGCTGTGTGTAAATATCAAATACTctcttttcttttcattgtaCTTAATACTTTTATCTTGTGCTCGATGTAATATATGTTTATCTGCATTGCAATGCGCTAGAATTAGCGGTGCAAAATAAAGTATTCTGTAATCATGTTATAatatctttttgttatttttcagtgTGTCAGTGTGCTAGTATCTGTGGTGACCTTGACCGCTATATCAGTTGAGCGATACTTAGCTATCTGCCGACCATTGTCATTCCGAGGCTCCAGGTTCCGAACAGCCCTTGCTGTACTGATAATATGGATACTTTCTCTAGTGTCTTCGTGTCCATATCTAGTGTTTATGACATCAATTCATGATGATTTAGTTCCTTCATCGATTGTATTGCTAACAAGTTGTGTATCATCCGATTTCAACCAAGAATACATATTCCAGATATTTTTGATGCTAATATTTTTCCTGATTCCATTCCtcataatgacatatacatACATTCGGATCGCTTTGTGTTTATGGAGAAGCAGTACATCAGGTTCGGTTGCTTTAGGTAAGAATGAATACGGTACTGAGaaacaaatttatgaaaaataacagAATCTGTTAATAAAAGACTAGCTGATAAGCGAAGCGAGTAAATATTAGCTATACAAAAGAAGCATGTCAAAATGTTCGACAAAGATGACATTAGTCAAACGtgtcaaaacagaaaaaaaaccattagaACAAGTTACTTTAGccatattatttttatctaaGCGTCACCGATAGACCTTATGTAGACGAATTAACTCATCTTAGATACCCGGAATAAAATATGGTATTTGAGAGAAaagcgtctggcgtatcaagttaaaagcctggtacctttgataactattaacataaGCTGTATCAAAACGAACTAATTTATAGATGATAGTAACATCAGGTGTTTATGGGAATTCAACCATATTCGTATACTTTATTGGTTTTACTAAAGTCAATTTTCATAACTGGAATGGAAGCATATCCTGTACGTCATTGTTTATAATATCACCAGAAAATGAATTTGAGTCTTAGGACCTTTTAATCTAAACAtacctgtactaagtcaggaatatggcagatATTTTCTAATTGTTTGATTTGTCACAGCTTTTGATGGGAACGTTTATCAATTTCCTTGGAGTTTGGTAGGTTTCGTTACTCTACTTTTTACCTCGTCATCGGTCTACAAAAGAGAGTTGTATTGTGGGGACGTTTATCAATTTCCTTGGAGTTTGGTAGGTTTCGTAACTCTACTTTTTACCTCGTCATCGGTCTACAAAAGAGAGTTGTATTGTGGGGACGTTTATCAATTTCCTTGGAGTTTGGTAGGTTTCGTAACTCTACTTTTTACCTCGTCATCGGTCTACAAAAGAGAGTTGTATTGTGGGGACGTTTATCAATTTCCTTGGAGTTTGGTAGGTTTCGTAACTCTACTTTGTACCTCGTCATCGGTCTACAAAAGAGAGTTGTATTGTGGGGACGTTTATCAATTTCCTTGGAGTTTGGTAGGTTTCGTAACTCTACTTTTTACCTCGTCATCGGTCTACAAAAGAGAGTTGTATTGTGGGGACGTTTAtcaatttcctcggagtttggtAGGTTTCGTAACTCTACTTTTTACCTCGTCATCGGTCTACAAAAGAGAGTTGTATTGTGGGGACGTTTATCAATATCCTTGGAGTTTGGTAGGTTTCGTAACTCTACTTTTTACCTCGTCATCGGTCTACAAAAGAGAGTTGTATTGTGGGGACGTTTATCAATATCCTTGGAGTTTGGTAGGTTTCGTAACTCTACTTTTTACCTCGTCATCGGTCTACAAAAGAGAGTTGTATTGTGGGGACGTTTATCAATATCCTTGGAGTTTGGTAGGTTTCGTAACTCTACTTTTTACCTCGTCATCGGTCTACAAAAGAGAGTTGTATTGTGGGGACGTTTATCAATATCCTTGGAGTTTGGTAGGTTTCGTAACTCTACTTTTTACCTCGTCATCGGTCTACAAAAGAGAGTTGTATTGTGGGGACGTTTATCAATATCCTTGGAGTTTGGTAGGTTTCGTAACTCTACTTTTTACCTCGTCATCGGTCTACAAAAGAGAGTTGTATTGTGGGGACGTTTATCAATATCCTTGGAGTTTGGTAGGTTTTGTAACTCTACTTTTTACCTCGTCATCGGTCTACAAAAGAGAGTTGTATTGTGTCATCTCTGAAAGTGATCTTTCTATCCTAATGTTTGCGATAAACGTTTTAAATGATTAGTAAGGAATAGTATTTTGTGAATGCTTCAAAAATAAAGGCACTTAATGAGGTAGTTACATTCTAGCTAGCTGATTGTAAACTTATCTTTATACAGAATTTGACATTAGACTTTGTAACAAATTTTCTGATACACTCTTTATGCTTTAATTCTATCGCAAAGGTTAAATTCCTCAATTTTCAGGTTACATTTTGCACATGTCTTCGCCCTCAAAATTAAAGCAACTATAACAGCCCCGTTTTTCAGTAACAACCTCATATTGGCTTCTATTGCGCAATCAATTTTGATGCAAGAGAAATAGTAATAGTTATagtgaaaaatgagaaaaaggCTTGCTTGTACCTATCGCAAACAGAAGACAACCATTTTTATTATGATTGAGTATTGATAGGCTATAGATAAAATAGTTCGACCGGTTATACCACTGAACCACCGCGACCCGATTTTGATTGGgtaaatttctttcaaaatttggcAAGAATCATTGTGTTCTTCCTtcctacttttttttatcttcagtACCatcttttgaaattatttcatttaataaaccCAATTTTAACCTgtcttaaattttgaaatcaggAATATTTGTGTAAAGTATTAAGTGTGGAAAACGTAAATTTACTATTTAACAGACGACGAACTTTAATTGTATGTAACAGGTTTAAGAAGTCgttcttttttaaactatggttgggttgttgtctctttgaaacatttcccatttccattctcaatgttatatgcaataaaattatgaaatatggTGAAATAATCATTCTCAGACTATTCCTAGAACAATGTATTGACAATGTAGTTGTAAATCGACGTAAACGTTTCCTATCTTAAGTAGCGAGAAAAGTGTTTTAAGCAGTACCCtacaatatgattttattatcaattcCACGAAGGCATCcattctgttttatttattaactaATATGAGCTAGCTACAGATAAATTGTTCGCAACAATCAAACTTTTCCATAGAATTTAATAGCTATCAAGAGAAtctttcaattataaatttgataccATAAAGGGTTTTTGATGTTagataaaattatcaaataataaaaatcagttttttgtCCAATTTCAGAAGTTTAAAGTCAATTAACTTCAAAGATTCGATGTTGGATCGTTCCAACCAGATTTGAAAATTCTCCAACAGATGGAGattgattttttgtattattccCTTTTGTGATAAAGtgaaatataagttgtaattATAATAGAATGAGATTAGAATTCCTTCATTCATAACGTTTAAATCTCAAACAGTTTGCTAAAACAGagtttcaaatgataattgtagTGTGTAAACTCGTACAAATAAAACATTCGCTAAAGGTTTTATTTTCCAAAAGGTTTGATATAAAAACTCCTCTCacaaaaacaataacattatAATGAGACATGGGTATAGGtaaattatttagtttttataatgCTGGATAATGTTTTAGTCACAGAGTCTTCacaagaaaaaattgaaatataaatatatttatttacacaatATTATTCTCGATCATTCATATGTGTTCAGCTCTTCGTTTAAACATGAAATGTGGCTggtttttatgattttgtcaGCGACCGGTCTCGTTTTTTGTATGTATACGCGAGTATTGTTATGCCATAGGCCAACATACTTTGtatatcaaacaaaatcaaGTGTCTACATTTTGATCGGGTTCtacgttgaagagcattgagtttccgaaattccaaaaagttgtgctaaatacggctaagatatTTTAATCCTGGCATAAGAaattccatgtttttttttaagttttaaattttgtaacgggaaatttatataattgatcaTGTGATTGATATTCTTGTTAACACCggagtgctgactactgggctggtgataccctcggggacgaaacgtccaccagcagtggcatcgatccagtggtgaAATAGAAAAAGTTTTTCCCTGGacattatatgtttaaaacagGTAGTTGAtaccagaataaaaaaaagatgttagtataaaataaaggcaaattaGTATATCACTgttcgattgagagaaaacaaatccgggttacaatcttattagttatcaaagaaaccaggattataatttgatacgtccacataagactcatcagtgacactcagatcaaatTAGTTATAAAGCCAATCAAGTACAACggtgaagagcattgatgacccaaaattccaaaatgttctGCCAAATACCTCTAAGGTACTATAtttctgggataagaaaatccttcgTCTTTCGAAAAATTTTGCAACAGGaaatttatgatttattaaattgaccaaatgattaatattcatgtcaacaccgaattgCTGACTACCGGGCTGGTGATACACTCAAGGACGAAACGTCTACCAACAGTGGCAACGACCCAAtgctgtaaatagttatcaaaggtaccatgattatactttaatacgccagacgcgcgtttcgtctacataggactcatcaatgacactcagatcaaaacGAATATGTTGGAACCATCATGTTGAAAATTAACTTCCCCTTGTCCTTATTTGAGAACGATATTCAACCCTCTAAACTCATTCTGTTTAAATATCATGCGGACTATGTACAGTTATATCATATCATTATAGCAGTAGTAATGTATTTCAATTCAATATAGTTCCTGGTtcgcaaaaagtaaaatcacaaatataccgAAATCAgtgggaaaaaaaataaacggaaaGTACCTTatcaaacggcaaaatcaaaagctcaaacacatgaaactaatggataacaactgtcatattttttctatataaaaaatgtcaaactcatgtttatttatcattgtgTGTAGACATTGTTAAATGAATATTAGAACTGTTTGAGCGTTGATCGTTTTTTATCTTCTGGATACTATGTTTTAATCTCGATCGTTTAACAGGCATTAGACAGTATTTTTCTTCTTACTATGTCTTGGTTGCTTGATGGCCtctaaattctatttttttcgtCTCGATTGCTAAATATCCTCTGAATTCTAATATTTATTCGTTTCAATTACTTGATAGCCTCTAGATTCTAATTCTTTACGTGTTTCCCTATTATACAGTGGGTGCATCATTCCTATCTCTATTTGTTTATTAAGCCTGCTGGTAACTTTTGCTTTATATATCTTTGTTATATAAAGGGTTCATTATATTATCTGTTATAAAACATGATTAAACAAACTGGATTAGTTATTCTCATTTTGTACCCTCGTAAACAACTTCAAACATCCACAATCAAACGCCATCGTCCAGCTGTAAACCAGTACTGTATAGTCATTTGAGTGAATCCAAAGAAGTAAACTCGTTGTCTGATCAAACATCAATTACTAGTGCCAAATTCTCACTGATAGCGAGAGCCACCAGCGAGATTCTTCAATAATATTCCGCACATGTCTATTACATAATGAACAGTTATACAAGCAATTCATCAAAGAACATGAAAACTTGCTTACATTTGATGTTCCATTAGTAGAAAATAATGACAGATTACTCTTTATCTTAATTATACacattataaatgaatttaatgtgTGTGTAAGCAGTGAAATCTTTTTTCATTGTAAGTTATTGTCATTTCAGATAGTAGATCTGAAGCAGCAACGATACAATCCAGAGCAAGAAGACGAACTGCCCGGATGTTGATAGTTGTAgttattgtgttttttatttgctaTATTCCGGTTTATTTGAGTAATATATTCAGGTAAGTCTATAAGTAAAGAACGGTCATGAAGAGTCAACATTGGcctttcaaaaataatataaaaagtgaaaaaagattAATGTATCAGAAAACCTTTTAATCCTAGCTTAGTATATCCAGCAGATTTCGTTTGGCTAATAGCAAGTCGTTACAAAACGTTAGCCCCGGGTGTTGTTCGCCCATTTATCAAGAATTTACTACACATAACCCCACATGGCAAACCTTAAAGGACTTTGCCACTATGCATAGCTgccatatatttttaatcatgaTGTCAGCCATTTTTATAGGAAAATGCATAGCTAACCTATACTTATGTAAATATGCCAATTACTTTGTCAAATCAACAATGTAATCATATATTGGTGGATTGTGGATGGCTTTTTATTACTTTGTTCTTAGGCAAATGAACATTGTCAACATTAAAAACATCCTGCCTTTTCAATTGAAAATCGCAAGCGTTACCGTAGTATAATTGCTGTATACAAActaaaaaatcttaaaacactagattcaaaatagaaatgaaGACACAAGAAGAGGGTTTGTTTTAgtgttgaatataaaaaaagaagatgtgttattattgccaatgatacaactctacTCCAGAGATCAAAGGAAACAGAAATTATGAAATATAGTTCACAGTACGGGATTATCTCATTTATTGAGTTTTAGACCTAATCTTATCTTagaatgatgagtttatccttcCATGTCAAAAAGTCAAGTTAGAAGCATTTTCCCGCAGGATAATTCAAccttatttgtaaataacagCCAAAGTGAGTTGAAAAAAGACGTGATTATACGTAAATGagatattgtttacatttgtatcCAAGGGCCAAAGTCGCGTGGTGCAAATCCTATTAAAATGTACATAATAGTCTACCATATGCGAGGGACTTaacacgattttttttaattccgaGGTTGTTccaaatgaaaaatttaattctatagATTTTTCAAAGATGTCAGTTATTATAAAGGAAAttcattaacaattatataatCGTAATTGGCTATCACGTCGTTAATGAATGGGACTTGGAATTGTTATGCAAAGAACCCACTTTGACGTGAAGCCACCTATGAAGTAATGCTGACTGACATATTTGATTTCAGCTTCTCTTTCTCtggaataaaataaatcaaactgaACGGGAAATTCGAAATGGAAAGTTCCGTAACAAATGCTAAAATGAAATCccaaaatacattaaaaaaaaaacaactgtgaTAGTAatgacttggtacatgtatttacatgtCTGTACAATGGTGAAtggaacctggttttataggtAGCTAAACTTATCACTTCCATTAAAGCCGGGAAAGAATTAATTGCATTGACAACATTGGTGAACACACAGAAAGTAAAGTCAAACATCTTGGTACCCAAGTCAACATTTTGTCCTTATCCtaatcacaataaaaataactatgtcaacaaagaaacaGAAACTTCCATGTTGACACTTTAttgtttgatattgaaattgaatgttaaatgttaaaatggAATATGTAAACTTGAAAAAACCATGTTGAAGT is a genomic window of Mytilus trossulus isolate FHL-02 chromosome 1, PNRI_Mtr1.1.1.hap1, whole genome shotgun sequence containing:
- the LOC134705802 gene encoding orexin receptor type 2-like, which translates into the protein MKNLTALYMSGKTYRLSLSLSLSLLVCLPPTVIHDIAQTWFLGETMCKIITYLQCVSVLVSVVTLTAISVERYLAICRPLSFRGSRFRTALAVLIIWILSLVSSCPYLVFMTSIHDDLVPSSIVLLTSCVSSDFNQEYIFQIFLMLIFFLIPFLIMTYTYIRIALCLWRSSTSGSVALDSRSEAATIQSRARRRTARMLIVVVIVFFICYIPVYLSNIFRYAGLTNTTNQDVLALTTLTSHLLCYFNSAINPVIYNFMSEKFKKEFRVACKLCGLAPTRGRHGTLSANVKMDTVTEKLCTDRSIKRCPYQNSNEASEDSKFLH